One window from the genome of Dioscorea cayenensis subsp. rotundata cultivar TDr96_F1 chromosome 3, TDr96_F1_v2_PseudoChromosome.rev07_lg8_w22 25.fasta, whole genome shotgun sequence encodes:
- the LOC120284000 gene encoding 60S ribosomal protein L6-like, with product MAPKENKPRTVSRNPDLIRGIGKFSKSRMYHKRGIWAIKAKNGGAFPKHAAAATPEKPAEKAPKFYPADDVKKPIANRRKPKPTKLRASITPGTVLILLVGRFMGKRVVFLKQLPSGLLLVTGPFKVNGVPLRRVNQSYVIGTSTKIDISGVNVDKYDDKYFKKEAKKKKKKTEGEFFETEKEEKKALPQEKKDDQKAVDAQLIKAIEAVPDLKAYLGARFSLRSGMKPHELVF from the exons ATGGCACCGAAGGAGAACAAGCCGAGGACGGTTAGCCGGAACCCCGACCTCATCCGTGGGATCGGGAAGTTCTCCAAGTCAAGGATGTACCATAAGCGTGGTATCTGGGCGATCAAGGCCAAGAATGGTGGCGCTTTCCCCAAGCACGCTGCAGCggcgacgccggagaagcccgcTGAGAAGGCCCCCAAATTCTACCCTGCTGATGATGTTAAGAAGCCTATTGCCAATCGCCGCAAGCCCAAGCCTACCAAGCTGAG gGCAAGCATTACTCCGGGCACAGTGTTGATTCTTCTGGTTGGGAGGTTCATGGGAAAGAGGGTTGTTTTTCTGAAGCAGCTTCCTTCGGGATTGCTTTTGGTTACCG GGCCCTTCAAGGTCAATGGTGTACCACTTAGACGGGTTAACCAATCTTATGTCATTGGGACATCAACCAAGATTGATATTTCTGGTGTGAATGTTGACAAGTATGATGATAAGTATTTCAAAAAGGAagctaagaagaagaaaaagaaaactgaaGGGGAGTTCTTTGAAACCGAGAAAGAG GAAAAGAAGGCACTTCCACAAGAGAAGAAAGATGACCAGAAGGCCGTGGATGCCCAATTGATAAAGGCCATTGAAGCAGTCCCTGATTTGAAGGCCTATCTCGGTGCTCGGTTTAGCCTAAGATCTGGAATGAAGCCTCATGAACTTGTTTTCTAA